From a region of the Salvelinus alpinus chromosome 2, SLU_Salpinus.1, whole genome shotgun sequence genome:
- the LOC139567780 gene encoding uncharacterized protein: MNSDRSMYEPITLNSGIRTSVKWSQQAETEYLLYTVGSADSEIDLYGSGLHINQSPTVEDPLPALGQMQDSRIVHRTRLDCTICVQRSDEAVKFCQDCKATFCENHVRDHYQAPGLMKHTLVEATEGRKTIPNVDDHVHQTYVETEQTVTQVCSWKTAFFVSLLGILILVLALVGLVCYADLCVTVHGSEVGFQQRIVLLGKTGSEKRASGNTILGREAFKVEASPSYGPQCEEQDAVVGRNNITMINTPDVLPSEDVAGKVAQCINISTPHVFLLVIRLCNWCTEEEKKTVKWMNENFAEEALKYTIVLFTGGDQLEGKPVEEYLMDNGDSLKLLSMCGGRHHVFNNKEKNDLTQVTELLEKIDGLLNENRGYYHVTNILTRRDEESRRREEALRKILEQEVRKRDAAIATIREEEEKKRDAAIATIREEEEKKRDAAIATIREKEEKKRDAAIATIREEEEKKRDAAIATIREEEEKKRETEERKVCEGEDEGRMVIDNLALKVSGSEMYVGVTVITMIILIVL, encoded by the exons ATGAACAGTGATCGGTCCATGTATGAACCAATAACGCTCAACAGTGGAATCCGTACCTCTGTGAAATG GAGCCAGCAGGCGGAGACAGAGTACTTGTTGTATACAGTCGGCTCAGCAGACAGTGAGATTGATTTATATGGATCTGGTCTTCATATAAATCAGAG CCCTACTGTTGAGGACCCTCTGCCTGCTTTAGGCCAGATGCAGGATAGCAGAATAGTACATCGTACCAGACTGGACTGTACCATATGTGTACAGCGCAGTGACGAAGCTGTGAAGTTCTGCCAGGATTGCAAGGCTACTTTCTGTGAGAACCATGTTAGAGACCACTACCAGGCCCCAGGACTGATGAAACACACATTGGTGGAGGCCACTGAAGGAAGGAAAACCATTCCAAATGTAGATGATCACGTCCATCAAACTTATGTTGAAACAGAACAAACTGTGACTCAG GTCTGCTCATGGAAAACAGCCTTCTTCGTCAGTCTTCTGGGGATTCTCATACTGGTACTTGCCCTGGTAGGACTTGTATGTTATGCAGACTTGTGTGTCACTGTCCATG GGTCTGAGGTGGGATTTCAGCAACGGATTGTTCTGCTGGGGAAGACTGGATCAGAGAAGAGAGCATCAGGAAACACCATCCTGGGAAGAGAGGCCTTTAAAGTGGAGGCTTCACCTTCGTATGGGCCACAGTGTGAGGAACAAGATGCTGTTGTGGGCCGAAATAACATAACTATGATTAACACCCCAGATGTGTTGCCATCTGAGGACGTTGCAGGTAAAGTAGCTCAATGCATCAACATCTCAACACCTCACGTGTTCCTGCTGGTGATCAGGTTGTGCAATTGGTGCacagaagaggagaagaaaacTGTCAAATGGATGAACGAGAACTTTGCGGAGGAGGCCCTTAAATACACCATTGTGCTGTTCACTGGTGGAGACCAGCTAGAAGGGAAACCAGTGGAGGAGTATCTAATGGACAACGGTGATTCCCTAAAGCTTCTCAGTATGTGTGGTGGTAGACATCACGTCTTCAATAACAAAGAAAAGAATGACCTCACTCAGGTCACAGAGCTGCTGGAGAAGATAGACGGATTATTGAATGAGAATAGGGGATACTATCATGTGACAAACATCTTGACCCGGAGGGAcgaggagagcaggaggagggaggaggctcTGAGAAAGATACTGGAACAGGAGGTTAGAAAGAGGGATGCAGCCATAGCAACgataagagaggaggaggagaaaaagagggatgcAGCCATAGCAACgataagagaggaggaggagaaaaagagggatgcAGCCATAGCAACGataagagagaaggaggagaaaaagagggatgcAGCCATAGCAACgataagagaggaggaggagaaaaagagggatgcAGCCATAGCAACgataagagaggaggaggagaaaaagagggagactgAAGAGAGAAAAGTCTGTGAGGGGGAAGATGAAGGGAGGATGGTCATTGATAATCTGGCATTGAAAGTCTCAGGCTCAGAAATGTATG